In the genome of Poecilia reticulata strain Guanapo linkage group LG16, Guppy_female_1.0+MT, whole genome shotgun sequence, one region contains:
- the ccne2 gene encoding G1/S-specific cyclin-E2, with protein sequence MSRRSGRLTLQARDSNADEPAVREPLKKRKSEPKKKLQPAAKKQNYEIQTCWSEDGASPCILIETPHKELEPSDPSSFKQYQFKNLFIKASPIPRLSWASSDDVWIKMLNKELKYVHDKSYMQRHPKLQPKMRAILLDWLLEVSEVYNLHRQTAYLAQDYFDRFMLTQENVNKDYLQLIGITALFIASKIEEIYPPKIFEFAYVTDKACDVWDIQCTELHILKALDWNLCPETPISWLKLYVQVEAQKDGENFLEPQFSQETYIQITQLLDLCMMDISSLDYSYSVLAAAAFCHFSTFDVVHKVSGLTWESVVPCYQWMSPFMDTLRSEPKPQLKNFPKVKTDDRHNIQTHVAYLDLLKKAQERQMDSPGCQQSPVAMGKILTPPSSTEKSTSP encoded by the exons ATGTCTAGACGCAG TGGTCGCCTCACGCTTCAAGCCAGGGATTCAAATGCAGATGAACCCGCAGTCCGAGAACcactaaagaaaagaaagtctgag CCAAAGAAGAAACTTCAACCTGCAGCCAAGAAACAGAACTATGAAATACAG ACGTGTTGGTCGGAGGATGGAGCCAGTCCGTGCATTCTCATTGAAACTCCCCACAAGGAGCTGGAGCCCTCAGACCCATCCAGCTTCAAGCAGTACCAGTTCAAGAACCTCTTCATCAAGGCCTCTCCCATCCCTCGTCTCAG CTGGGCGAGTTCAGACGACGTTTGGATTAAAATGCTCAACAAGGAGCTGAAGTACGTTCACGATAAGAGCTACATGCAGCGGCATCCCAAACTGCAGCCCAAGATGAGGGCGATCCTGTTGGACTGGCTGCTGGAG GTGAGTGAGGTGTACAACCTCCACAGACAGACGGCATACCTGGCCCAGGACTACTTTGACCGCTTCATGCTGACTCAGGAGAACGTGAACAAAGATTACCTGCAGCTCATTGGCATCACAGCCCTCTTCATCGCCTCCAAGATAGAA GAAATTTATCCTCCTAAAATCTTCGAGTTTGCGTACGTCACAGACAAAGCGTGTGACGTGTGGGACATCCAGTGCACAGAGCTTCATATATTAAAG GCGTTGGACTGGAACTTGTGTCCAGAGACTCCCATCTCCTGGCTCAAGCTGTACGTTCAGGTGGAAGCCCAGAAGGATGGAGAGAACTTCCTGGAGCCGCAGTTTTCTCAGGAGACGTACATCCAGATCACACAG CTGTTAGATTTGTGCATGATGGACATCAGTTCGTTGGACTACAGCTACAGCGTTCTTGCTGCCGCCGCCTTCTGTCACTTCTCTACGTTTGACGTTGTTCATAAAGTCTCAG GCCTGACCTGGGAGAGCGTGGTTCCCTGTTATCAGTGGATGAGTCCCTTCATGGACACGCTGCGCTCTGAGCCCAAACCGCAGCTGAAAAACTTCCCCAAAGTCAAAACCGACGACAGGCACAACATCCAGACACATGTGGCCTATCTGGACCTGCTG AAAAAAGCTCAGGAGCGTCAAATGGACAGCCCCGGCTGTCAGCAGTCACCTGTTGCCATGGGGAAGATTCTGACCCCACCCAGCAGCACAGAAAAGTCGACCAGTCCCTGA
- the tp53inp1 gene encoding LOW QUALITY PROTEIN: tumor protein p53-inducible nuclear protein 1 (The sequence of the model RefSeq protein was modified relative to this genomic sequence to represent the inferred CDS: deleted 1 base in 1 codon), with protein sequence MHFNTFLEPSTAVPCAADDQKDNPDPPPSPRAARLLPLLLLWPHAPSGHPSMFHRFASTLFGNDGNEPSRDSQPGDGKQAEEEDEEDWILVNYLAEACSSHCGDGLSDSTIIPHEDEEEEEEEEEDLVMIPSPMASPSIRYPSCTSLNSMADTDPDGGAEDDEDGNDEEEEEEGGFLRLDACSLEESWFVTPPPCFTGHGGQPVLLETSPLENLLIEHPSMSVYAHHSPPRLARDPIPHHTLDREMDFLSGNPSANQTPAGGKEKARPTLEGPRHRPEVVQRRSSLHSTCYAAALTTKPGLLQQRPGNVTQRTQLLSRKALRRLNLLRPTKPGTLHFHLHQPTQRHLNF encoded by the exons ATGCACTTTAACACCTTTCTGGAGCCTTCGACT GCTGTGCCCTGTGCAGCTGATGACCAAAAGGACAACCCCGACCCCCCGCCGTCGCCCAGAGCCGCGCGcctcctccctctgctcctccttTGGCCTCACGCGCCTTCAGGACATCCCAGCATGTTCCATAGGTTCGCCAGCACTCTGTTTGGAAACGACGGGAACGAGCCGAGTCGAGACAGCCAGCCGGGAGACGGCAAgcaggcagaggaagaggatgaagaagacTGGATCCTAGTGAACTACCTGG ctgaagcttGCTCTAGTCATTGTGGTGACGGCCTCTCTGACTCCACCATCATCCCTCAtgaagacgaagaggaggaggaggaggaggaggaagacctGGTGATGATCCCTTCTCCGATGGCCAGCCCCTCTATCCGCTACCCCTCCTGCACCTCCCTCAACTCCATGGCCGACACCGACCCGGACGGCGGCGCGGAGGACGATGAAGATGGGAacgacgaggaggaggaggaggaaggcggGTTCCTGCGTCTGGACGCCTGCTCTCTGGAGGAGAGCTGGTTCGTGACTCCTCCCCCCTGCTTCACCGGCCATGGCGGCCAGCCGGTGCTCCTGGAGACCAGCCCGCTGGAGAACCTGCTGATCGAACACCCCAGCATGTCCGTCTACGCCCACCACAGCCCGCCGCGACTCGCCCGAGACCCGATACCACACCACACGCTCGACCGGGAAATGGACTTCCTGTCTGGAAATCCGTCTGCAAACCAAACACCTGCAGGTGGAAAAGAGAAGGCAAGACCCACGCTTGAAGGACCTCGACATag ACCAGAGGTGGTGCAGCGCCGCTCCAGCCTGCACTCTACCTGCTACGCTGCAGCGCTCACCACCAAACCCGGACTCCTGCAGCAGCGGCCGGGTAACGTCACCCAACGCACCCAGCTGCTGTCGCGCAAGGCCCTGCGACGCCTCAACCTGCTGCGCCCCACGAAGCCCGGCACCCTCCACTTCCACCTGCACCAGCCCACCCAGAGGCACCTCAACTTCTGA